A window of the Halichoerus grypus chromosome 2, mHalGry1.hap1.1, whole genome shotgun sequence genome harbors these coding sequences:
- the IL13 gene encoding interleukin-13: MALWLTMVIALTCLGGLASPVPGPNSIALRELIEELDNITQNQASLCNGSMVWSVNWTWSGSMYCAALESLINVSDCSTIQRTQRMLKALCLQDTLAGQISRERSRDTKIEVIQLMKNLLTSARRHFRHGKFT; encoded by the exons ATGGCGCTCTGGTTGACTATGGTCATTGCTCTCACCTGCCTTGGTGGCCTTGCCTCCCCGGTCCCTGGGCCTAACAGCATAGCCCTCAGGGAGCTCATTGAGGAACTGGATAACATCACCCAGAATCAG GCATCCCTCTGCAATGGCAGCATGGTGTGGAGCGTCAACTGGACCTGGAGCGGCAGCATG TACTGTGCAGCTCTAGAATCTCTGATCAATGTCTCCGACTGCAGCACCATCCAAAGGACACAGAGGATGCTGAAAGCACTGTGCCTTCAGGATACGTTGGCAGGG CAA ATCTCTAGGGAGCGCAGCCGAGACACCAAAATTGAAGTGATCCAGTTGATGAAAAACCTGCTCACATCTGCCCGGCGACATTTTCGCCACGGGAAGTTCACATGA